One window of the Klebsiella oxytoca genome contains the following:
- a CDS encoding amidase, which produces MRNFSLSLIGSAIMILCSSSASAFDWSEATIEQLHQSLNNKDITCEEVVQGYLKRIDAFDKNGPKLNSFITVNPEALIVAREKDKQLDKHQPLFCVPLVVKDNINTKDMPTSLGSSALKNSQPPANAKVVDNLINQGAIILGKANLDEFAIAMLGLSSAGGQTLNPYILTNGPGGSSGGTGTAVSASLAMVGLGTDTGGSIRIPAAVAGLTGIRPSRALSELTGVAPLSKTQDTVGPMCRKVSDCARILMFTEAWSTPERKQQIMNAAVKDGLKNARIALISGMFPQRTKDNRTYYQVIDSALEAMRNAGATIDIVSLPEQEQIINGFKSLAGYEIKQGLNEYLTSWSSDKDGHPRSFDEILTRRGYAPTTEEWLTLYNSLSDKRNDDPVYKKNIQGRAGFIRAQLNRVMNGEVQYDAVLYPTLTELNMPIGKNTEGRKNVGLSSFSGLPAISFMAGMTQDTQPQPVALEFLGQEFSEPKLIGLVHGYELHHPVRVAPAIAPELKSAPVSADKKP; this is translated from the coding sequence ATGAGAAATTTTTCACTTTCGCTGATTGGCTCGGCTATTATGATATTATGTTCATCCAGTGCCAGCGCTTTTGACTGGTCTGAAGCCACTATAGAACAGCTGCATCAATCATTAAATAATAAAGATATTACCTGTGAAGAGGTCGTGCAAGGTTATTTAAAGCGTATTGATGCTTTTGACAAAAATGGTCCAAAGCTCAATAGCTTTATTACCGTTAATCCTGAGGCACTGATTGTGGCCAGAGAAAAGGATAAACAATTAGATAAGCATCAGCCACTATTCTGTGTTCCGCTGGTGGTAAAAGATAATATAAATACTAAAGATATGCCGACCTCGTTAGGATCGTCTGCCTTAAAAAATAGTCAGCCACCTGCTAATGCGAAGGTTGTTGATAATTTGATTAATCAAGGCGCAATTATTCTGGGCAAAGCAAATCTGGATGAGTTTGCTATCGCCATGCTTGGCCTCTCTTCAGCTGGCGGGCAAACGCTTAACCCTTATATTTTAACCAATGGTCCCGGCGGCTCTTCCGGCGGGACTGGTACAGCTGTCTCTGCCAGCCTTGCGATGGTTGGGCTAGGAACCGATACTGGTGGGTCTATCCGCATACCCGCCGCAGTGGCTGGATTAACAGGTATCCGTCCCAGCCGGGCTTTGTCTGAGCTTACTGGCGTTGCCCCTCTTTCTAAAACACAGGATACGGTTGGCCCGATGTGTCGGAAAGTTTCGGACTGCGCGCGGATTTTAATGTTCACCGAGGCCTGGTCCACGCCGGAACGTAAACAGCAAATCATGAATGCAGCAGTAAAAGATGGTTTAAAAAATGCCAGAATTGCTCTGATTTCCGGCATGTTTCCGCAAAGGACAAAGGATAATCGAACCTATTACCAGGTTATCGATAGTGCTTTAGAGGCGATGCGTAATGCCGGAGCAACGATTGATATTGTTTCATTACCTGAACAGGAACAAATCATCAATGGCTTTAAAAGCCTGGCGGGTTATGAAATCAAACAGGGGTTAAATGAATACCTGACCAGTTGGTCTTCTGATAAAGATGGTCATCCACGAAGCTTTGATGAGATATTAACCCGCAGGGGTTACGCGCCGACTACGGAAGAGTGGCTGACGCTCTATAACAGCTTAAGTGATAAACGTAATGACGATCCTGTGTATAAAAAAAATATTCAGGGACGAGCGGGTTTTATTCGCGCGCAGTTGAACAGGGTAATGAACGGAGAAGTACAGTATGACGCGGTACTCTATCCCACGCTTACCGAATTAAATATGCCGATTGGTAAAAATACAGAAGGACGTAAAAATGTTGGTTTAAGTTCGTTTTCTGGGCTACCAGCAATTTCATTTATGGCAGGGATGACCCAGGATACGCAGCCTCAGCCCGTCGCCCTGGAATTTTTAGGTCAGGAATTTTCGGAGCCGAAACTGATCGGCCTGGTACATGGATATGAGCTCCATCATCCAGTCAGGGTTGCCCCTGCGATAGCGCCGGAATTGAAAAGTGCTCCTGTCTCAGCAGACAAGAAACCTTAA